One Brassica napus cultivar Da-Ae chromosome A1, Da-Ae, whole genome shotgun sequence genomic region harbors:
- the LOC125574953 gene encoding tuberculostearic acid methyltransferase UfaA1-like, which produces MEAARSLLGKGITLLKNLQHMALSVTESGARLFVTRFLRQFISIGCLTILEDGGTMFTFGGNYSNCLLKSILKIHSPQFYWKVMTQADLGLADAYISGDFSFVDKELGMLNLIMILIANRDLSSRKPNFAKKRGWWTPMFLTAGLASAKYFFKHVSRQNTLTQARRNISRHYDLSNELFSLFMDDTMAYSSAVFKSVNEDLRTAQMRKITLLIEKARIEKNHEVLELGCGWGTLAIEVVRRTGCKYTGITLSIEQLKYAEAKVKEARLEDRITFQLCDYRQLSDAQKYNRIIACEMIEAVGHEFYEAFFSCCEVALAKDGIFVMQFTAVPEELYDETRLSSGFITEYIFPGGCLPSLARVTSAMSSSSRLCIEDVENIGIHYYYTLRCWRKRFLENQKQIMELGFDDKFIRTWEYYFDYVAAGFKTLTLRSYQIVFSRPGNIAAFGDPFHSFPSALKKQE; this is translated from the exons ATGGAAGCTGCACGAAGTTTGTTAGGGAAAGGAATTACTCTTCTAAAAAACCTGCAACATATGGCCCTTTCCGTAACCGAGTCAGGGGCACGGCTTTTCGTTACTAGATTCTTGAGACAGTTCATATCGATTGGTTGTTTAAC GATACTAGAAGACGGAGGAACAATGTTCACGTTCGGAGGAAATTATTCTAATTGTCTTTTGAAATCTATCCTCAAGATTCACAGTCCTCAGTTTTACTGGAAg GTGATGACACAAGCGGATTTAGGACTGGCAGATGCTTATATCAGTGGAGATTTTTCTTTCGTGGATAAAGAGTTGGGAAtgttgaatctgattatg ATTCTCATTGCTAATAGAGACTTGAGCTCAAGAAAACCAAACTTTGCTAAGAAAAG GGGATGGTGGACACCAATGTTTTTAACTGCCGGTTTAGCATCTgcaaagtatttttttaagcATGTCTCTAGGCAAAACACTCTAACACAAGCTCGAAGGAACATTTCTCGTCATTATGACCTT AGCAACGAGCTTTTTAGTCTTTTCATGGATGATACCATGGCTTACTCCTCTGCAGTATTCAAG tCAGTGAATGAGGATCTAAGAACTGCACAAATGAGAAAAATAACTCTTTTGATTGAAAAG GCAAGGATAGAAAAGAATCATGAGGTTTTAGAGCTAGGATGCGGATGGGGAACCTTGGCCATAGAAGTTGTCAGAAGAACTGGATGCAAATACACTGGCATTACTCTATCTATTGAACAGCTTAAATATGCAGAAGCCAAAGTTAAAGAAGCTAGACTTGAG GATAGGATTACATTTCAGCTTTGCGATTATCGCCAACTGTCTGATGCTCAGAAATATAACAGAATCATAGCTTG CGAAATGATAGAAGCGGTTGGCCACGAGTTCTATGAAGCGTTTTTCAGCTGCTGTGAAGTTGCGCTTGCAAAAGACGGCATTTTTGTCATGCAG TTCACAGCTGTACCTGAAGAGCTTTACGATGAGACCAGACTAAGTTCAGGTTTCATAACGGAATACATATTTCCAGGTGGCTGTCTTCCTTCTTTAGCCAGAGTTACTTCAGCCATGTCCTCCTCCTCTAGGCTATG CATTGAAGACGTCGAGAACATTGGGATTCATTACTACTATACACTGAGATGTTGGAGGAAGAGATTCTTGGAGAACCAAAA ACAAATCATGGAGCTTGGATTCGATGATAAATTCATAAGGACATGGGAGTATTATTTCGACTATGTTGCCGCTGGTTTCAAAACTCTTACCCTTAGAAGCTACCAG ATAGTTTTTTCACGTCCAGGGAACATTGCTGCATTCGGAGATCCATTCCATAGTTTCCCTTCTGCTCTGAAAAAACAAGAGTAG